Proteins from a genomic interval of Lelliottia amnigena:
- the ldhP gene encoding malate dehydrogenase (NAD), translated as MMTFISCTNAGDSSNFVIAAVKLNGQHMNTKARKVMIIGAGNVGASAAYALLNQNICEELILVDLNRDRAEGHAQDLADAAAYMPGMMSISTRDARDCADVDIAVITVSGGALKPGQTRLDELTNTARIVKGLVPQMMENGFNGIFLIATNPCDIITWQVWTLSGLPRSQVIGTGVWLDTTRLRRTLAQALDIGAQSIDAFILGEHGDTQFPVWSHSSVYGSPIGEVYQRHTGETLDRQQLAENVRRQGFDIYNRKGCTEYGIAGTIAEICRNIFTGSHRALAISCVLEGEYGMEGLAIGVPAVLAQSGVQQIIELQLAEDEQVKFRHSAEVIKANIARLP; from the coding sequence ATGATGACGTTCATCAGTTGCACGAACGCGGGAGACAGCAGTAATTTTGTTATAGCCGCCGTGAAACTGAATGGACAACACATGAATACCAAAGCCCGTAAAGTGATGATCATTGGAGCAGGCAATGTGGGTGCGTCTGCCGCCTATGCCCTGCTCAATCAGAATATCTGTGAAGAACTCATTCTGGTGGACCTCAACCGGGATCGCGCCGAAGGGCACGCACAGGATCTGGCGGATGCCGCCGCGTATATGCCGGGCATGATGAGCATTTCGACGCGCGACGCGCGCGACTGCGCGGATGTGGATATCGCCGTAATCACCGTGTCGGGCGGTGCGCTCAAGCCCGGGCAAACCCGTCTTGATGAGCTGACTAACACTGCGCGGATTGTAAAAGGCCTGGTCCCGCAGATGATGGAAAACGGCTTTAACGGCATCTTTCTGATCGCCACCAATCCCTGCGACATCATCACCTGGCAGGTGTGGACACTGTCAGGTCTGCCGCGCAGCCAGGTGATCGGCACGGGCGTTTGGCTGGATACAACGCGATTACGTCGTACACTCGCGCAGGCACTGGATATTGGTGCGCAAAGCATCGACGCTTTTATTCTCGGCGAGCACGGCGACACCCAGTTCCCGGTTTGGTCGCACTCCTCGGTTTACGGCTCGCCGATCGGCGAAGTCTATCAGCGCCACACCGGTGAAACGCTTGATCGTCAGCAGCTCGCAGAGAATGTTCGCCGTCAGGGCTTCGACATCTATAACCGCAAAGGCTGCACCGAATACGGCATTGCCGGAACGATTGCTGAGATTTGCCGCAATATTTTCACCGGCAGTCACCGCGCGCTGGCGATTTCCTGCGTGCTGGAGGGGGAATATGGAATGGAGGGGCTGGCGATTGGGGTGCCCGCCGTGCTGGCGCAAAGCGGCGTCCAGCAAATTATTGAGCTGCAACTGGCGGAAGATGAACAGGTCAAATTCCGCCACTCTGCCGAGGTAATTAAGGCCAATATCGCCCGATTACCCTAG
- the gltR_1 gene encoding LysR family transcriptional regulator: MDLTQLEMFNAVAQTGSITQAAQKVHRVPSNLTTRIRQLEADLGVELFIRENQRLRLSPAGHNFLRYSKQILALVDEARMVVSGDEPQGLFSLGSLESTAAVRIPESLAQFNQRYPRIQFALSTGPSGTMIDGVLEGTLSAAFVDGPLSHPELDGMPVYQEEMMLVAAAGHAEVSCATQVSGCDVYAFRANCSYRRHLESWFHADRAMPGRIHEMESYHGMLACVIAGAGIALMPRSMLQSMPGHHQVEAWPLAENWRWLTTWLVWRRGAMTRPLEAFIALLNERQPPAPSP, from the coding sequence ATGGATTTAACTCAGCTTGAAATGTTTAACGCCGTGGCCCAAACCGGGAGCATCACCCAGGCCGCGCAAAAGGTGCATCGCGTACCGTCAAATCTGACGACGCGTATTCGTCAGCTCGAGGCCGACCTGGGCGTTGAGCTGTTTATCCGCGAGAATCAACGCCTGCGGCTCTCTCCGGCCGGACATAATTTTCTGCGTTACAGCAAACAGATTCTGGCGCTGGTGGATGAAGCACGGATGGTCGTTTCCGGTGATGAGCCGCAGGGTTTGTTTTCGCTGGGCTCGCTGGAGAGCACCGCAGCTGTGCGCATTCCTGAATCGCTGGCGCAGTTCAATCAGCGCTATCCGCGTATCCAGTTTGCCCTGTCAACCGGCCCGTCCGGCACGATGATCGATGGTGTGCTGGAAGGTACATTAAGCGCCGCGTTTGTCGATGGCCCGCTGTCCCACCCGGAACTTGACGGAATGCCGGTGTATCAGGAAGAGATGATGCTGGTGGCCGCTGCCGGACACGCAGAGGTATCGTGCGCCACGCAGGTGAGCGGCTGTGATGTGTATGCCTTTCGCGCCAACTGCTCATATCGACGTCATCTGGAAAGCTGGTTTCATGCCGACCGGGCAATGCCTGGCCGGATTCATGAGATGGAGTCTTATCACGGGATGCTCGCCTGCGTCATTGCCGGAGCGGGTATTGCGCTGATGCCCCGCTCGATGCTGCAAAGCATGCCAGGGCATCATCAGGTTGAGGCCTGGCCGCTGGCGGAAAACTGGCGCTGGCTGACGACCTGGCTGGTGTGGCGACGCGGGGCGATGACGCGCCCGCTTGAGGCGTTTATAGCACTGCTAAACGAACGTCAGCCACCAGCGCCTTCTCCATAA
- the sad gene encoding succinate semialdehyde dehydrogenase — MTYSSATHAVSVNPANGETLAAYPWATQHDVDRAIALADAGFRQWRQESVAHRAQKLRDLGEAIRARAEEMAQMMSREMGKPIVQARAEVTKTAALCDWYAQHGPAMLNAEPTLVENQKAVIAYRPLGAILAVMPWNFPLWQVLRGAVPILLAGNSYLLKHAPNVLGSADLIGQIFIDAGFPKGVFGWVNATNDGVSLAINDKRIAAVTVTGSVRAGAAIGAQAAAALKKCVLELGGSDPFIVLNDADLDLAVKAAVTGRYQNTGQVCAAAKRFIIEEGIAAQFTERFVAAAAALKMGAPDIEDHYLGPMARADLRDELHQQVLATLDEGATLLLGGEKIAGAGNYYATTVLGNVTPDMTAFRQELFGPVATITVAKDAEHALTLANDSDFGLSATVFTADEQRAASFARDLECGGVFINGFSASDPRVAFGGVKKSGFGRELSHFGLHEFCNIQTVWKDRV; from the coding sequence ATGACGTATTCATCTGCAACTCACGCCGTGTCTGTTAACCCGGCGAATGGTGAAACCCTGGCGGCATACCCGTGGGCGACGCAACACGACGTTGATCGGGCAATCGCACTCGCTGACGCAGGCTTTCGCCAGTGGCGCCAGGAAAGCGTGGCTCATCGCGCGCAAAAGCTGCGCGACCTTGGCGAAGCAATACGGGCGCGCGCTGAAGAGATGGCGCAAATGATGTCCCGCGAAATGGGCAAGCCGATTGTGCAGGCGCGGGCCGAAGTGACCAAAACCGCCGCGCTTTGCGACTGGTACGCCCAGCACGGTCCGGCGATGCTGAATGCTGAACCTACGCTTGTCGAAAATCAAAAAGCGGTCATTGCCTATCGACCGCTCGGCGCGATTCTGGCGGTGATGCCGTGGAATTTCCCGCTGTGGCAGGTGCTGCGCGGCGCGGTGCCTATTCTGCTGGCGGGTAACAGCTACCTGCTCAAGCATGCGCCCAATGTACTTGGATCGGCCGATCTGATCGGTCAGATTTTCATTGACGCCGGTTTCCCAAAAGGTGTGTTCGGTTGGGTCAATGCCACCAATGACGGCGTAAGCCTGGCGATTAACGACAAACGCATTGCTGCAGTTACCGTAACCGGTAGCGTGCGTGCAGGCGCGGCGATTGGCGCACAGGCTGCGGCGGCGTTGAAAAAATGCGTGCTGGAGCTAGGCGGTTCCGATCCGTTTATCGTACTGAATGATGCCGATTTGGATCTGGCGGTGAAAGCCGCGGTAACGGGGCGCTACCAGAATACCGGACAGGTTTGCGCAGCGGCCAAACGGTTTATCATTGAAGAGGGCATTGCCGCGCAGTTTACGGAACGCTTTGTTGCGGCGGCAGCGGCGCTGAAAATGGGTGCACCGGACATAGAAGATCACTATTTAGGACCGATGGCGCGTGCCGATCTGCGTGATGAATTGCACCAGCAAGTTCTGGCTACGCTTGATGAAGGGGCAACCCTGCTACTGGGTGGCGAGAAAATCGCAGGTGCAGGCAACTACTATGCCACGACGGTGCTGGGAAATGTCACGCCAGACATGACCGCATTCCGCCAGGAACTGTTTGGCCCGGTGGCGACCATCACCGTTGCAAAGGATGCTGAACATGCGCTGACGCTGGCAAATGACAGCGACTTTGGCCTGTCGGCGACGGTCTTTACCGCCGATGAGCAACGCGCTGCGTCATTTGCCCGTGATCTTGAGTGCGGCGGCGTGTTTATTAATGGCTTTAGCGCCAGCGATCCGCGCGTCGCGTTTGGCGGTGTGAAGAAAAGCGGTTTTGGCCGCGAACTGTCCCACTTCGGCCTGCATGAGTTCTGTAATATCCAGACAGTGTGGAAAGATCGCGTGTAA
- the ysnE gene encoding N-acetyltransferase GCN5 yields MYSITSESAAHPDIVSLIAALDAYQSELYPAESNHLLDLTQLSTDSLIMMVIRDRQLKAVGCGAIVLNGDGTGEMKRVYIDPTHRGQQLGEKLLAALEDEALSRGCHTLRLETGIKQHAAVRLYENHGYGLREAFAPYVADPLSLFMEKALVADVRLAVL; encoded by the coding sequence ATGTATTCCATTACCTCTGAATCTGCCGCCCATCCGGACATTGTCTCGCTCATCGCCGCGCTTGATGCGTATCAGAGCGAACTCTATCCCGCTGAAAGTAACCATCTGCTCGATCTGACTCAACTCTCGACGGACAGCCTGATCATGATGGTGATCCGCGATCGCCAGCTTAAGGCGGTGGGATGCGGCGCTATCGTCCTGAACGGCGACGGCACCGGAGAGATGAAGCGCGTCTATATCGATCCCACCCATCGCGGACAACAGTTAGGTGAAAAACTGCTGGCCGCGCTGGAAGACGAAGCGCTATCTCGCGGATGCCATACGCTACGCCTGGAAACCGGCATCAAGCAGCACGCCGCAGTGCGACTGTATGAAAACCACGGGTATGGTTTGCGCGAGGCGTTTGCCCCTTACGTTGCTGACCCGCTTAGCCTGTTTATGGAGAAGGCGCTGGTGGCTGACGTTCGTTTAGCAGTGCTATAA